The proteins below are encoded in one region of Streptomyces cyanogenus:
- a CDS encoding penicillin acylase family protein: MPPNTTATTGDTATTGATSVKSGRKKGRRARLIVLVLVLAIIGGVAYGAYWSISTVRASFPQTTGSIKLDGLSGPVDVKRDGYGIPQIYASSDEDLFMAQGYVQAQDRFYEMDVRRHMTSGRLSEMFGKGQVENDEFLRTLGWDRIAQREYDTKLSAATKKYLQAYAKGVNAYLQGKDGEDISLEYAALGFSNDYKPGKWTPVDSVSWLKAMAWDLRGNMQDEIDRALMTSRLGPQQIQDLYPAYPYSRNKPIVQEGRYDDLTKAFQQSGAANTAQGTASGTQGATGTPGTQGTAGGATGSSQGATGTAGSSASAGTGSGLTSQLGGLYNVLDDLPTAVGVNGQGIGSNSWVVAGKYTVKGKPLLANDPHLSASLPSVWYQMGLHCRTVSAKCQYDVSGYTFAGMPGVIIGHNAKIAWGMTNSGVDVTDLYLEKVSANGYLYDGKIRPFQTREETIEVAGGKAKTIVVRQTQDGMPLLSDRDDELVQVGKRANVNTAAPDRGDGYGIALRWTALDPGTSMDAVFALDKAADWKDFRAAAALFDVPSQNLIYADTDNHIGYTLPGRIPTRSAKDDGSVPAPGWESKYRWKGFVKQDELPYEFDPKRGYIVTANQAVVDPRKYPYTLTTDWGYGTRSQRIADLIESKIRGGGKISTDDMRQMQLDNSSEIAKLLVPKLLKINLDDPDVREAQKLLEGWDYTQDADSAAAAYFNAVWRNLLKLAFGNKLSKEVRVKGQCLWVDKIDSTGPVDDDAKVRECGQRDADQAQPDGGDRWFEVVRTLMDKPDSDWWKTPKSGTRPGAENRDQLFARAMIDARWELTAKLGKDIDTWSWGRLHRLFLKNQTLGTEGPKLLQYILNRGPWKLSGGEATVNASGWNAAGGYNVVWVPSMRMVVNLADLDKSKWINLTGASGHAFSAHYTDQTGKWAKGELLPWSFSAKAVDRSTSDTLVLKP; encoded by the coding sequence ATGCCCCCCAACACCACCGCCACAACGGGTGACACCGCCACAACGGGTGCCACGTCCGTCAAGTCCGGCAGGAAGAAGGGGCGCAGAGCCCGTCTGATCGTGCTCGTGCTGGTCCTGGCCATCATCGGAGGCGTCGCCTACGGCGCGTACTGGTCGATCAGCACGGTCCGCGCCTCCTTCCCGCAGACCACGGGTTCGATCAAGCTCGACGGCCTGTCCGGGCCGGTCGACGTCAAGCGGGACGGCTACGGCATTCCGCAGATCTACGCCTCCTCCGACGAGGACCTGTTCATGGCGCAGGGCTACGTCCAGGCGCAGGACCGGTTCTACGAGATGGACGTGCGCCGGCACATGACCTCCGGGCGCCTGTCGGAGATGTTCGGCAAGGGCCAGGTCGAGAACGACGAGTTCCTGCGCACCCTCGGCTGGGACCGGATCGCCCAGCGGGAGTACGACACCAAGCTGTCGGCCGCCACGAAGAAGTACCTCCAGGCCTACGCCAAGGGGGTCAACGCCTACCTCCAGGGCAAGGACGGCGAGGACATCTCCCTGGAGTACGCGGCCCTTGGCTTCTCCAACGACTACAAGCCGGGGAAGTGGACCCCGGTCGACTCCGTCTCCTGGCTGAAGGCGATGGCCTGGGACCTGCGCGGCAACATGCAGGACGAGATCGACCGCGCCCTGATGACCAGCCGCCTCGGCCCGCAGCAGATCCAGGACCTCTACCCGGCGTACCCCTACAGCCGCAACAAGCCGATCGTCCAGGAAGGCCGGTACGACGATCTGACCAAGGCCTTCCAGCAGAGCGGCGCCGCGAACACCGCCCAGGGGACGGCGAGCGGCACCCAGGGGGCGACCGGCACTCCGGGCACCCAGGGCACGGCCGGCGGCGCCACGGGCTCCTCTCAGGGCGCCACGGGCACGGCCGGCTCCTCCGCCTCGGCCGGGACGGGTTCGGGGCTCACGAGCCAGTTGGGCGGCCTCTACAACGTCCTGGACGACCTGCCCACGGCCGTCGGTGTGAACGGGCAGGGGATCGGCTCCAACTCGTGGGTGGTCGCCGGGAAGTACACCGTCAAGGGCAAGCCGCTGCTGGCCAACGACCCGCACCTGTCGGCGTCCCTGCCGTCCGTCTGGTACCAGATGGGCCTGCACTGCCGGACCGTCTCCGCCAAGTGCCAGTACGACGTCAGCGGCTACACGTTCGCCGGTATGCCCGGTGTGATCATCGGCCATAACGCGAAGATCGCCTGGGGCATGACCAACTCCGGCGTCGACGTCACCGACCTCTATCTGGAGAAGGTCAGCGCCAACGGCTACCTGTACGACGGCAAGATCCGGCCGTTCCAGACCCGCGAGGAGACCATCGAGGTCGCCGGCGGCAAGGCCAAGACGATCGTCGTCCGCCAGACCCAGGACGGGATGCCGCTGCTGTCCGACCGTGACGACGAACTCGTCCAGGTCGGCAAGAGGGCGAACGTGAACACCGCCGCGCCCGACCGGGGCGACGGCTACGGCATCGCCCTGCGCTGGACCGCGCTCGACCCGGGCACCTCCATGGACGCCGTGTTCGCGCTCGACAAGGCCGCGGACTGGAAGGACTTCCGCGCGGCGGCCGCCCTGTTCGACGTGCCGTCGCAGAACCTGATCTACGCCGACACGGACAACCACATCGGCTACACGCTGCCCGGCCGGATCCCCACGCGCTCCGCCAAGGACGACGGCTCCGTCCCGGCGCCGGGCTGGGAGTCCAAGTACCGCTGGAAGGGCTTCGTCAAGCAGGACGAGCTGCCCTACGAGTTCGACCCCAAGCGCGGCTACATCGTCACCGCCAACCAGGCCGTGGTCGATCCCCGGAAGTACCCGTACACGCTCACCACCGACTGGGGCTACGGCACCCGCAGCCAGCGCATCGCCGACCTGATCGAGTCCAAGATCAGGGGCGGCGGGAAGATCTCCACCGACGACATGCGGCAGATGCAGCTGGACAACAGCAGCGAGATCGCCAAGCTCCTGGTCCCCAAGCTGCTGAAGATCAACCTCGACGACCCGGACGTCCGGGAGGCGCAGAAGCTGCTGGAGGGCTGGGACTACACCCAGGACGCCGACTCCGCGGCCGCCGCGTACTTCAACGCCGTCTGGCGCAACCTCCTCAAGCTCGCCTTCGGCAACAAGCTGTCCAAGGAGGTGCGCGTCAAGGGTCAGTGCCTGTGGGTCGACAAGATCGACAGCACCGGCCCGGTGGACGACGACGCCAAGGTGCGCGAGTGCGGCCAGCGCGATGCCGACCAGGCCCAGCCGGACGGCGGGGACCGCTGGTTCGAGGTCGTGCGCACCCTGATGGACAAGCCGGACAGCGACTGGTGGAAGACGCCCAAGTCGGGCACCCGGCCCGGCGCCGAGAACCGCGACCAGCTCTTCGCGCGGGCCATGATCGACGCCCGCTGGGAGCTGACCGCCAAGCTCGGCAAGGACATCGACACCTGGAGCTGGGGCCGCCTGCACCGGCTGTTCCTGAAGAACCAGACGCTCGGCACCGAGGGCCCCAAGCTCCTGCAGTACATCCTGAACCGCGGCCCCTGGAAGCTGAGCGGCGGCGAGGCGACGGTGAACGCGAGCGGCTGGAACGCCGCCGGCGGCTACAACGTCGTCTGGGTGCCGTCCATGCGGATGGTCGTCAACCTCGCCGACCTCGACAAGTCCAAGTGGATCAACCTGACGGGCGCCTCCGGGCACGCCTTCAGCGCGCACTACACGGACCAGACGGGCAAGTGGGCCAAGGGCGAGCTGCTGCCCTGGTCGTTCTCGGCCAAGGCGGTGGACCGGAGCACGAGCGACACGCTCGTCCTCAAGCCGTGA
- a CDS encoding potassium/proton antiporter, which produces MPEEERPLTVHHLNQLLLVCSVVLLVAVAAVRISSRSGLPSLLVYLGIGVLMGQDGIGDIHFNSAEVTQVMGYAALVVILAEGGLGTKWKEIRPVLSSASVLATAGVAISVGVTAAGAHYLVGLEWRQALIIGAVVSSTDAAAVFSVLRRIPLPARVTGTLEAESGFNDAPVVILVVAFSTAGPVEHWYVLLGEITLELAIGAAIGIAVGWIGAWGLRHVALPASGLYPIAVMAIAVTAYAAGALGHGSGFLAVYLASMVLGNARLPHWPATRGFAEGLGWIAQIGMFVVLGLLVTPHELGDDVWPALVIGLALTMVARPLSVVASLAPFRVPWREQALMSWAGLRGAVPIILATIPMVNGVAGSRRIFNIVFVLVVVYTLVQGPTLPWLARTLRLGEQGEASDLGIESAPLERLRGHLLSVSVPAGSRMHGVEVSELRLPPGAGVTLVVREGRSFVPMPTTVLRHGDELLVVATDPVRDAAERRLRAVAHGGKLAGWLGTDGGGNAR; this is translated from the coding sequence ATCCCGGAGGAGGAACGCCCGCTGACTGTTCACCACCTCAACCAGCTCCTGCTCGTCTGCTCCGTCGTCCTGCTCGTCGCCGTCGCGGCCGTCCGGATCTCCTCGCGCAGCGGGCTCCCCAGCCTGCTCGTCTACCTGGGCATCGGCGTCCTCATGGGCCAGGACGGCATCGGCGACATCCACTTCAACAGCGCCGAAGTGACCCAGGTCATGGGATACGCGGCCCTGGTCGTGATCCTCGCCGAGGGCGGCCTGGGCACGAAGTGGAAGGAGATCCGGCCGGTTCTGTCGTCCGCCTCCGTGCTGGCGACGGCGGGCGTCGCGATCAGCGTGGGGGTCACCGCGGCGGGCGCGCACTACCTGGTCGGGCTGGAGTGGCGGCAGGCGCTGATCATCGGTGCGGTGGTGTCGTCGACGGACGCGGCGGCGGTCTTCTCGGTGCTCCGGCGCATTCCCCTCCCCGCGCGCGTGACGGGCACGCTGGAGGCCGAGTCCGGCTTCAACGACGCCCCGGTGGTCATCCTGGTCGTCGCCTTCTCCACGGCGGGCCCGGTCGAGCACTGGTACGTCCTGCTCGGCGAGATAACCCTGGAGCTGGCCATCGGCGCGGCCATAGGGATCGCGGTGGGCTGGATCGGCGCCTGGGGGCTGCGGCACGTGGCCCTGCCCGCCTCCGGCCTCTACCCGATCGCCGTGATGGCCATCGCCGTCACCGCCTACGCCGCCGGCGCCCTGGGGCACGGCAGCGGGTTCCTCGCCGTCTACCTGGCCTCGATGGTGCTGGGCAACGCGCGGCTGCCCCACTGGCCCGCCACCCGCGGCTTCGCCGAGGGCCTCGGCTGGATCGCGCAGATCGGCATGTTCGTCGTCCTCGGCCTGCTGGTCACCCCGCACGAGCTGGGCGACGACGTGTGGCCCGCCCTGGTCATCGGGCTGGCGCTGACCATGGTGGCCCGCCCGCTGAGCGTGGTGGCCAGCCTGGCGCCGTTCCGGGTGCCGTGGCGGGAGCAGGCCCTGATGTCGTGGGCGGGCCTGCGCGGCGCCGTCCCCATCATCCTGGCGACCATCCCGATGGTGAACGGGGTCGCCGGCAGCCGCCGCATCTTCAACATCGTCTTCGTCCTGGTCGTCGTCTACACCCTCGTCCAGGGGCCCACCCTGCCCTGGCTGGCGCGCACCCTGCGCCTGGGCGAGCAGGGCGAGGCCTCCGACCTCGGCATCGAGTCGGCGCCCCTGGAGCGGCTGCGGGGGCACCTGCTGTCCGTCTCCGTCCCCGCGGGCTCCCGCATGCACGGCGTGGAGGTCAGCGAACTGCGGCTGCCGCCCGGCGCGGGCGTGACCCTCGTCGTACGGGAGGGGAGATCGTTCGTACCGATGCCCACGACGGTGCTGCGGCACGGCGACGAGCTGCTGGTCGTCGCCACCGACCCGGTCCGCGACGCGGCGGAACGACGCCTGCGCGCGGTCGCCCACGGCGGCAAGCTGGCCGGCTGGCTGGGCACCGACGGGGGCGGCAACGCGCGTTAA